From the genome of Ignavibacteriales bacterium, one region includes:
- a CDS encoding peptidylprolyl isomerase, whose product MAMMAKMRSLAPAFIIAVGGIFVLFMVISDSSVLQIFGQRSNDVGSVNGEKISYQQFSALLEQAKQRQKSQTGKDVDEENSDSFNDQVWDALVTQELIKKQIKNFHITVTDQEINDVIFGTNPPDFLKRQFTDSLGRFNRQLYESTLLQQKKEVLLAVEEQVRQMKLQEKLQSYLFASITVSEGEIRRKFIDQNTKMSGDYVLVDVNLIPDGDVKVTQEDLKKYYEKNIDKYKIEHQRKLKYVLFSKLPSREDSASIKNNLAAIVTKAKGDTASFKSYVDIYSEQPYKKDTVKQNQLPPDGGDLFTNANKGDLIGPLITNEGYVIFKLIDKVAAKQTTVKASHILIPLGGDDKKAQADAMDVYNKLIAGADFAQLAREKSSDFGSGKKGGDVGWFGKGQMVKEFEDACFNGNIGVIQKPVKTSYGYHIIKVTGKANTDYVVEKIVNKIKASGTTVENSYSSATDFAYLAGKSDFDSEVKLMNYKVQETAPFKDDATYIPGLGANKSLVEWAFKKDLNDISEVFKVPNGYIIAKISEITKAGVKKFEEVEKSLVPLSTREMKFNKAKTIAEKIYSQVKSGAIQLNNAISSYSSAHYDTTGNFTPSQSITNVGRDFTFNSKALEIPLGKISEPVKGQRGYYLLRITKRTSFDEAAFKMQRNTLRDNTMQEKKSYFFNQWLTQLKKESDIVDNRRLFFR is encoded by the coding sequence ATGGCTATGATGGCCAAGATGAGGAGTTTAGCACCAGCTTTTATTATTGCAGTTGGCGGAATTTTTGTGCTCTTTATGGTTATTTCCGATTCAAGTGTATTACAGATATTTGGACAACGTTCAAACGATGTTGGATCTGTAAATGGAGAAAAAATATCATATCAACAATTTTCTGCTTTATTAGAACAGGCAAAACAAAGACAAAAATCGCAAACAGGTAAAGATGTTGATGAAGAAAATTCAGATTCATTTAACGACCAGGTTTGGGATGCACTTGTTACTCAAGAACTTATTAAAAAACAAATAAAGAATTTTCATATAACTGTTACAGACCAGGAAATTAATGATGTTATTTTTGGTACTAATCCACCTGATTTCTTAAAAAGGCAGTTTACAGATTCATTAGGCAGATTTAACCGCCAATTATATGAATCCACACTATTACAGCAGAAGAAAGAAGTTCTATTAGCTGTTGAAGAACAAGTTCGTCAAATGAAACTTCAGGAGAAATTGCAAAGTTACTTATTTGCAAGCATCACAGTTAGTGAAGGCGAAATTAGAAGAAAATTTATTGATCAAAATACTAAAATGAGCGGTGATTATGTTTTAGTTGATGTTAATTTAATTCCTGATGGTGACGTAAAAGTAACTCAGGAAGACTTGAAGAAATACTATGAAAAAAACATCGATAAATACAAAATTGAACATCAAAGAAAATTAAAATATGTTCTCTTCTCAAAACTTCCTTCAAGGGAAGATTCAGCTTCAATTAAAAATAACCTTGCTGCAATAGTTACGAAAGCGAAAGGTGATACAGCTTCATTCAAGTCTTATGTAGATATTTATTCTGAACAACCTTATAAAAAAGACACGGTAAAACAAAATCAATTGCCTCCGGATGGTGGTGATTTATTTACAAATGCAAACAAAGGCGATTTAATTGGTCCACTTATAACTAATGAAGGTTATGTTATATTTAAGTTGATAGATAAAGTTGCAGCTAAACAAACTACAGTTAAAGCATCTCACATTCTTATTCCACTTGGCGGGGATGATAAAAAAGCTCAAGCTGATGCAATGGATGTGTACAATAAGTTAATTGCCGGGGCTGATTTCGCTCAACTTGCCAGAGAAAAATCCTCAGATTTCGGAAGCGGTAAAAAGGGAGGCGACGTAGGTTGGTTTGGTAAAGGACAGATGGTTAAGGAATTTGAAGATGCTTGCTTTAATGGAAACATTGGAGTTATACAAAAACCAGTAAAAACTTCGTATGGTTATCATATAATTAAAGTAACTGGAAAAGCAAACACCGATTATGTCGTTGAAAAGATCGTTAATAAAATTAAAGCATCTGGTACAACAGTAGAAAATTCTTACAGCTCAGCAACTGATTTTGCTTATCTTGCTGGTAAAAGTGATTTTGATTCTGAAGTTAAACTGATGAATTACAAAGTGCAAGAGACTGCTCCATTCAAAGATGATGCTACTTACATTCCCGGTTTGGGAGCTAATAAAAGTTTAGTTGAATGGGCTTTTAAAAAAGATTTAAATGATATCAGCGAAGTTTTCAAAGTTCCAAACGGATATATCATAGCAAAAATTTCTGAAATTACTAAAGCTGGAGTTAAGAAATTTGAAGAAGTAGAAAAATCGCTTGTTCCATTATCCACAAGAGAAATGAAATTTAATAAAGCAAAAACAATTGCTGAAAAGATTTATAGCCAGGTAAAGAGTGGTGCTATTCAATTGAATAATGCAATTTCTTCATACAGTAGCGCACATTATGATACTACTGGTAATTTTACACCATCCCAAAGCATTACAAACGTTGGAAGAGATTTTACTTTTAACAGTAAAGCATTGGAAATTCCACTCGGTAAAATTTCAGAACCAGTTAAAGGTCAACGTGGATACTATCTATTAAGAATTACTAAGCGAACCTCGTTTGATGAAGCAGCATTTAAAATGCAGAGAAATACTTTGCGGGATAATACAATGCAGGAAAAGAAATCTTATTTCTTTAACCAGTGGTTAACACAATTAAAGAAAGAATCTGATATTGTAGATAACAGAAGGTTATTCTTTAGATAA
- a CDS encoding HEAT repeat domain-containing protein: MKTRFLIFLILLSTLIFSASVYAENPKKAKVNTNIEAIEDNLLEGVSSDNLGLRISSAYYLGEYKTERAVLPLVKMLHSESEESARIQAALSLIKIGNPRGVFMVKQAAKFDESKRVRNFCAKFYNAYQKMNVE, translated from the coding sequence ATGAAGACACGTTTTTTAATTTTCTTGATCTTATTAAGCACTTTAATTTTTAGTGCTTCGGTTTATGCCGAAAATCCAAAAAAAGCTAAAGTAAATACAAATATTGAAGCTATCGAAGATAATTTGTTAGAAGGAGTAAGTTCTGACAATCTTGGTTTACGGATTAGCTCTGCCTATTATTTGGGCGAATACAAAACAGAAAGAGCAGTTTTACCATTAGTTAAAATGTTACATTCAGAAAGCGAAGAAAGTGCCCGTATCCAGGCTGCTTTATCACTAATAAAAATTGGAAATCCAAGGGGAGTTTTTATGGTAAAGCAAGCAGCAAAATTTGATGAAAGTAAGAGAGTACGGAATTTTTGTGCTAAATTTTATAATGCTTATCAAAAAATGAATGTTGAATGA
- a CDS encoding family 10 glycosylhydrolase: protein MKKFLLLLVMISSIQMLYAQSNPPKREMRGVWVASLGIDWPSSVGTSLSTIQAQKQSISDLFENHKKLNMNAIFFHIRPHCDAVYKSSIEPWSQYLTGTQGVAPVDPDYDPLTVAIEEAHKRGMELHAWLNPYRALLSSGNISSVSAQHVIKKHPEWIIKCSGSEYRFLDPGNPRVRDYLITVIMDIVRRYDLDGIHFDDYFYPYSDYGTFNDDASYSKYKYGFTSKTSWRKNNVNLLLKMINDSIKAVKPYLKFGISPSGNPSVNTGIYCDPSAWLKGTYTDTLGVAHTDGPYIDYILPQLYWVRYNNQLPNWSTTSFLNNRHLYIGHAAYRYSESSFPKDELTWEINKNRSTATINGSVYYNSSSVIGNNAGCADTLRNNFYRFPALIPTMNWKDTLPPNQPRNIRFGRLPGTGVDALQWDSPYQANDGDSAFQFIIYRINSSAIYPEDINKAGNIVYMTDSKNYIPIISDAGNYYFVTATDRNWNEGSPTIAIEIQQPNSPLLKFPQNKENNQRDTVILKWDYSPFSGSYQLQVSTDSLFSTFLVNKSGIKDTFYVVTSLSGQQKYFWKVKSINAVGTSEYSSTFNFITGFPTIPFQQSPSKSSLNININPTFIWNKEYFAQNYGFQLATAITITPQSLVVDTMGVIDTTISIKNLTLNKNYFWRIKAANQFGISAWSPIWGFKTQSTVGVVEENGLPKEFKLMQNYPNPFNPITIINYHTSAVSKVTLKIFDILGNELGTLVNEEKPAGYYSYQFSATNLQLSSGVYFYTLKAGDFVQTRKMVVLK, encoded by the coding sequence ATGAAAAAATTCTTGTTACTGTTAGTTATGATTTCAAGTATTCAAATGCTTTATGCACAATCCAATCCTCCCAAAAGAGAAATGCGTGGAGTATGGGTTGCTTCATTAGGAATCGATTGGCCAAGTTCAGTAGGAACAAGTTTATCAACTATCCAGGCACAAAAGCAAAGCATAAGCGATCTCTTCGAAAATCATAAAAAATTAAATATGAATGCAATTTTTTTTCACATTCGACCCCATTGCGATGCAGTTTATAAAAGCAGCATTGAGCCCTGGTCTCAATATTTAACAGGAACACAAGGAGTAGCTCCAGTGGATCCTGATTATGATCCGCTAACAGTTGCAATTGAAGAAGCCCATAAACGCGGTATGGAATTACATGCCTGGCTAAATCCTTATAGAGCTTTGCTTAGTAGTGGAAATATTAGTTCGGTTTCTGCACAACATGTAATTAAAAAACATCCGGAATGGATTATTAAATGCAGTGGAAGTGAGTATAGGTTTTTGGATCCAGGCAATCCACGTGTAAGAGATTACCTTATTACCGTTATAATGGATATTGTTAGAAGGTATGATTTAGATGGAATTCACTTTGATGATTATTTCTATCCTTATTCTGATTATGGTACTTTTAATGATGATGCTTCGTATAGTAAATATAAATATGGTTTTACAAGTAAAACTTCCTGGAGAAAAAACAATGTAAATCTTCTTTTGAAGATGATTAATGATAGTATAAAAGCTGTAAAACCATATCTTAAATTTGGAATTAGTCCATCCGGTAATCCTTCCGTTAATACAGGAATTTATTGCGATCCATCTGCCTGGTTAAAAGGTACTTATACAGATACTCTTGGTGTAGCTCATACTGATGGACCTTACATTGATTATATTCTTCCTCAATTGTATTGGGTTAGATATAATAATCAGCTCCCAAATTGGAGCACTACTTCTTTTCTTAATAATCGCCATCTTTATATAGGTCACGCTGCTTACAGATATTCAGAATCTAGTTTTCCAAAAGATGAATTAACCTGGGAAATTAATAAGAACAGATCTACTGCAACAATAAATGGTAGCGTTTACTATAATTCCAGCAGCGTAATTGGGAACAATGCAGGATGTGCTGACACACTTAGAAATAATTTTTACAGGTTTCCAGCATTAATTCCTACCATGAATTGGAAAGATACTCTTCCTCCGAACCAACCAAGAAATATTCGTTTCGGAAGATTACCGGGTACCGGCGTAGATGCACTTCAATGGGATAGTCCATATCAGGCAAATGATGGTGATAGTGCTTTTCAATTTATTATTTATAGAATTAATTCTTCGGCAATATATCCTGAGGATATAAACAAAGCAGGTAACATTGTTTATATGACTGATTCAAAAAATTATATTCCAATTATTTCTGATGCCGGGAATTATTATTTTGTAACAGCAACTGATAGAAACTGGAACGAGGGTTCACCAACAATTGCAATAGAAATTCAACAACCCAATTCTCCATTATTAAAATTTCCACAAAACAAAGAGAACAACCAGCGCGATACTGTAATTTTAAAATGGGACTATTCACCTTTTTCCGGAAGCTACCAATTGCAGGTTTCAACTGATTCATTGTTTTCTACTTTTCTTGTAAACAAGTCTGGAATTAAAGACACTTTTTATGTAGTTACTAGTTTATCGGGACAGCAGAAATATTTTTGGAAAGTAAAATCAATAAATGCTGTAGGAACAAGTGAATATTCTTCAACATTTAATTTTATTACTGGATTCCCAACTATTCCATTTCAACAATCGCCTTCAAAATCTTCACTTAATATTAATATTAATCCAACTTTTATTTGGAACAAAGAATACTTTGCACAAAATTATGGATTTCAACTTGCTACAGCTATAACAATTACTCCTCAATCATTGGTAGTTGATACAATGGGTGTGATTGATACAACTATCAGCATTAAAAATTTAACATTAAATAAAAATTATTTTTGGCGAATTAAAGCAGCAAATCAATTTGGAATTAGTGCATGGTCACCAATCTGGGGTTTCAAAACACAATCAACAGTTGGTGTAGTGGAAGAAAATGGATTACCAAAAGAATTTAAGCTGATGCAGAATTATCCAAATCCATTTAATCCAATTACCATCATCAATTATCATACTTCGGCAGTTAGCAAAGTAACACTAAAAATATTTGATATTTTGGGAAATGAATTAGGGACATTAGTGAACGAAGAAAAACCAGCGGGGTATTATAGTTACCAGTTTTCAGCTACTAATTTACAATTATCAAGCGGAGTTTATTTTTACACTTTGAAGGCTGGAGATTTTGTACAAACACGTAAGATGGTAGTTCTTAAATAA
- the aroB gene encoding 3-dehydroquinate synthase: protein MKKIDVKLKTNPYSIFVGKNILSGILKKHDWKSVSKILIITDSNIAALYTEKIKKIFQVVPKEKMMFVIKAGEESKSSKTLSEIYSFLIQNNYGRDSFIVALGGGVVGDISGYAAATYMRGISYCQVPTTLLAAVDSSVGGKTGVNFLKTKNIVGAFYQPKFVVADLDFLTTLPAEEWTCGLGEVLKYCFLSDSNSINYFQKNLEKILNNDLMLIEKIIIDSVKIKSAVVTQDEKELGLRQILNLGHTFAHGFESLLKYKIKHGEAVIAGIGCSIILSYKIGILSKEKFLNFVNLIKMFEAKINLKKLNKNKLYDAMLKDKKNKLGKIKFVLLKDIGQVLIGVEADKQQVMDTFNDYTYYFENK, encoded by the coding sequence ATGAAAAAAATTGATGTTAAGTTAAAGACAAATCCTTATTCGATTTTTGTTGGTAAAAATATTTTATCTGGAATTCTTAAAAAACATGATTGGAAAAGCGTTTCTAAAATTCTCATAATAACAGATTCGAACATTGCTGCTCTTTATACTGAGAAAATTAAAAAAATCTTTCAGGTTGTTCCCAAAGAGAAAATGATGTTCGTAATTAAAGCCGGGGAAGAATCCAAATCTTCTAAAACTCTTTCAGAAATTTATTCATTCCTAATACAGAATAATTATGGAAGAGATTCATTTATTGTTGCACTTGGTGGTGGAGTGGTAGGTGATATTTCAGGTTATGCTGCGGCAACTTATATGCGCGGTATTTCTTATTGCCAGGTTCCTACTACTTTATTAGCTGCGGTTGATAGTTCGGTTGGAGGTAAAACAGGTGTAAATTTTCTAAAAACAAAAAATATAGTGGGCGCATTCTACCAACCCAAATTTGTTGTAGCTGATTTAGATTTTTTAACTACATTACCGGCGGAAGAGTGGACATGTGGATTAGGTGAAGTTTTAAAATATTGTTTTTTATCTGATTCCAATTCAATTAATTACTTCCAGAAAAATCTTGAAAAAATTTTGAATAATGATTTAATGTTAATTGAAAAAATTATTATCGATTCTGTTAAAATTAAATCCGCAGTAGTTACACAGGATGAAAAAGAATTGGGACTCCGACAAATTCTTAACCTTGGTCATACATTTGCTCATGGATTTGAAAGTCTGCTCAAGTACAAAATTAAGCATGGAGAAGCTGTAATTGCAGGAATTGGTTGTTCAATAATTCTATCTTATAAAATTGGGATTCTAAGCAAAGAAAAGTTTTTGAATTTTGTTAATTTGATTAAAATGTTTGAAGCTAAAATAAATTTAAAGAAATTAAACAAAAACAAATTGTACGATGCGATGTTAAAGGACAAGAAAAATAAATTGGGAAAGATAAAATTTGTTCTTCTTAAAGATATTGGACAGGTATTAATTGGTGTAGAAGCCGATAAACAGCAAGTTATGGATACTTTTAATGATTACACCTATTACTTTGAAAACAAATAA
- a CDS encoding shikimate kinase — protein MSIKIVYLNGFMASGKSTIGPILANTLGWDFYDLDKLIEDEVGKPVVQIFEDDGEKFFRDKETEILTKLSVQENVIISLGGGTSVHNNNLEIIKRTGKVIYLKASPEALYKRLRFKRDRPLINREVVVESKNKLRLKISQLLQQREPFYEQADYIIDTEIFQIGYTVDKIAKIIYKSINEKN, from the coding sequence ATGAGCATCAAGATTGTTTATCTAAATGGATTTATGGCTTCTGGAAAAAGTACAATTGGGCCAATCCTTGCCAATACGCTTGGCTGGGATTTTTATGATCTCGATAAATTAATTGAAGATGAAGTTGGAAAACCAGTCGTTCAAATTTTTGAAGATGACGGAGAAAAATTTTTCCGGGATAAAGAAACGGAAATCCTTACAAAATTATCAGTGCAAGAAAATGTCATTATTTCACTTGGTGGAGGAACTTCAGTTCATAACAACAACCTGGAAATAATTAAAAGAACTGGAAAAGTAATTTATTTGAAAGCTTCACCAGAGGCGTTATACAAAAGATTGAGATTTAAAAGAGATAGACCACTTATTAACAGAGAAGTTGTTGTTGAATCTAAAAATAAGCTTCGATTAAAAATTTCTCAGCTTCTGCAGCAGAGAGAACCTTTTTATGAACAAGCCGATTATATAATCGACACGGAAATTTTTCAAATTGGTTATACCGTAGACAAAATTGCCAAAATAATTTACAAGAGTATTAATGAAAAAAATTGA
- a CDS encoding family 10 glycosylhydrolase, whose amino-acid sequence MTRKLIYLFFILISINLFSQSPLRKSEMRGVWVASLGIDWPKTQGTSSSAIQAQKNELVALFNSHKSYGMNAIFFHVRPMCDAVYNSKIEPWSAYLTGDQGVAPSDPNYDPLKLAIEEAHKRGMELHAWLNPYRAESSGGSAVSANHVINKHPEWIIKCNGSEYRFLNPGLPEVRNYVVNVIMDIVRRYDVDGIHFDDYFYPYTDYGSFNDNATFQLYPNGFTDKANWRENNVNLLLTMINDSIKAVKPWIKFGISPSGNPGVNSSIFCDPVVWLKGDYVDENGVQQTGPPYIDYILPQLYWVKYNGNLSYWSGTSFLNGRHLYIGEPAYRYTTTDFSVNELGWEITTNRNTPTVNGCVYFSSKSVTSNLAGCNDSLKYNYYIHPSSIPKMDWLPGGNTKPNAPSNLRFEKNASSNKYELHWDKSLPASDGDTAFAYLIYRFNITPVAVDDAANIFGYTGTGENYLPSAEAKYSVTKGNYYVVTAIDRYGNESDASAYVLFYSADLIPGKPELISPANGDASQPATANLKWGGVTNAERYQIQVSKDPSFNTINYNLFEYKSLSILFNQVRPGNKYYWRVKAFGVVGESEFSDVFNFSSGIPLPPTLIEPEHANTQVVVTPTFKWHKSSNTTSYHLKLSTSVQFSNGTFIIDKVVNDTFYTITTQLATLKNYYWRVSSKNSVGEGDWSAQFGFRTRSTVDVRDENGIPITTKLNQNYPNPFNPSTVISYQLSGKSNVSLKIFDVLGNEVITLIEQEQSGGFYNYPLSISNYQLPSGIYFYRLQTDNYIETRKLIILK is encoded by the coding sequence ATGACCAGAAAATTAATCTATCTGTTTTTCATTCTAATCAGTATAAATTTATTTTCACAATCGCCGTTACGTAAAAGTGAAATGAGAGGAGTATGGGTTGCATCTTTGGGAATTGATTGGCCTAAAACCCAGGGAACAAGCTCTTCTGCTATTCAGGCTCAAAAGAATGAATTAGTTGCTCTTTTCAATTCTCACAAAAGTTATGGAATGAACGCAATCTTTTTTCACGTTCGCCCAATGTGCGATGCAGTTTATAATAGTAAAATTGAACCATGGTCTGCCTATTTAACGGGCGATCAGGGTGTAGCACCATCAGATCCAAATTACGATCCTTTAAAGCTTGCAATTGAAGAAGCGCATAAACGTGGAATGGAACTTCATGCGTGGTTAAATCCATACAGAGCGGAATCATCCGGCGGTAGTGCTGTTTCAGCAAATCATGTTATTAATAAACATCCGGAATGGATTATTAAATGCAACGGGTCAGAATACCGATTTTTAAATCCAGGTTTACCGGAAGTGCGCAACTACGTTGTAAATGTAATTATGGATATCGTAAGGCGATATGATGTGGATGGAATTCACTTTGATGATTATTTTTATCCTTATACGGATTACGGTTCCTTTAATGATAACGCCACTTTTCAACTTTATCCAAACGGTTTTACTGATAAAGCTAACTGGAGAGAGAACAACGTTAACCTTTTACTTACAATGATAAATGATAGTATTAAAGCTGTTAAACCCTGGATTAAATTTGGCATTAGTCCTTCTGGAAATCCCGGTGTTAATAGTTCTATTTTTTGCGATCCGGTAGTATGGTTAAAAGGTGATTATGTTGATGAAAATGGTGTACAACAAACTGGTCCGCCATATATCGATTATATTCTTCCACAGCTTTATTGGGTAAAATATAATGGCAATCTTAGCTATTGGTCAGGAACTTCTTTTCTAAATGGTAGACATCTTTACATTGGTGAACCAGCTTACCGGTATACAACAACTGATTTTTCTGTAAATGAATTAGGATGGGAAATTACAACAAACCGAAATACTCCAACCGTAAATGGTTGCGTATATTTCAGTTCCAAGAGTGTTACTAGTAATTTAGCTGGCTGCAACGATTCCTTGAAATATAATTATTATATTCATCCTTCATCAATTCCTAAAATGGATTGGCTGCCTGGTGGCAACACTAAACCAAATGCACCATCAAATTTAAGATTTGAAAAAAATGCTTCAAGCAATAAGTACGAACTTCATTGGGACAAATCTTTACCTGCTTCCGACGGTGACACTGCATTTGCATATTTAATTTACCGGTTTAACATTACTCCTGTTGCCGTTGATGACGCTGCAAATATTTTTGGATATACTGGTACCGGAGAAAATTATCTCCCATCCGCAGAAGCAAAATATTCTGTTACAAAAGGAAATTATTACGTGGTAACAGCAATTGACAGGTATGGAAATGAAAGCGATGCAAGTGCGTATGTACTTTTTTATTCGGCTGATTTAATTCCTGGTAAACCAGAATTAATTTCTCCGGCAAACGGGGATGCAAGCCAGCCTGCTACTGCAAACTTAAAATGGGGCGGGGTAACAAATGCAGAAAGGTATCAAATTCAAGTTTCCAAGGACCCTAGTTTTAATACTATTAATTATAATCTTTTTGAATATAAATCTTTATCTATTCTTTTTAATCAAGTAAGACCAGGCAATAAATATTATTGGCGGGTGAAAGCTTTTGGGGTTGTAGGAGAAAGTGAATTTTCTGATGTCTTCAATTTTAGTTCTGGGATTCCTTTACCACCCACACTAATTGAACCGGAACATGCAAATACACAGGTTGTTGTAACACCAACATTTAAGTGGCACAAATCCAGCAATACAACATCTTATCATTTAAAACTTTCAACTTCTGTTCAATTTAGTAATGGTACATTTATAATTGATAAAGTTGTTAATGACACTTTCTATACTATTACAACTCAACTTGCCACACTTAAAAATTATTACTGGCGCGTGAGTTCAAAAAATTCTGTTGGTGAAGGAGATTGGTCTGCACAATTTGGATTTAGAACAAGATCTACTGTTGATGTCCGGGATGAAAACGGAATTCCGATTACTACTAAACTAAATCAAAATTATCCCAATCCTTTTAATCCTTCTACAGTTATTAGTTATCAACTATCTGGTAAAAGTAATGTATCGTTAAAGATTTTTGATGTACTGGGAAATGAAGTAATAACTTTAATAGAGCAGGAACAATCTGGAGGATTTTATAATTATCCATTGTCAATTTCTAATTATCAATTACCAAGCGGAATTTACTTTTACAGACTTCAGACCGATAATTACATTGAGACAAGGAAACTAATAATCCTAAAATAA